In Nocardia yunnanensis, one DNA window encodes the following:
- a CDS encoding TetR/AcrR family transcriptional regulator, with amino-acid sequence MVKRGPYGKGIERRERILEAALHTIAERGFLATSVAELAEAVGLSQSGLLHYFGSKEELFVAVLRKRDELTVAAVPEPTPELLVQIIRRNTQVPGLIELFTHMQAAAADPRHPAHEYMRTHYELGTAGFAELIRGMQRAGTVPANVDPEVMATAFMALSDGLQSRWLIDPSLDMAFHLHQFWTQYTGMPFPSA; translated from the coding sequence GTGGTGAAACGCGGACCCTACGGAAAGGGCATCGAACGACGGGAGCGGATCCTCGAAGCCGCCCTGCACACGATCGCGGAACGCGGCTTCCTGGCGACCTCGGTGGCCGAGTTGGCCGAGGCGGTCGGGCTGAGCCAGAGCGGACTGCTGCACTACTTCGGTTCGAAGGAAGAACTGTTCGTGGCGGTGCTGCGCAAACGCGACGAGTTGACCGTGGCCGCCGTGCCCGAGCCCACGCCCGAACTGCTGGTCCAGATCATTCGCCGCAACACCCAGGTGCCGGGTCTCATCGAACTGTTCACCCACATGCAGGCCGCCGCCGCCGACCCGCGCCATCCCGCGCACGAATACATGCGCACCCATTACGAACTCGGGACCGCGGGCTTCGCTGAACTCATCCGCGGTATGCAGCGGGCGGGCACGGTGCCGGCGAACGTGGATCCGGAGGTGATGGCGACGGCCTTCATGGCCCTGTCCGACGGCCTGCAATCACGCTGGCTCATCGACCCTTCCCTCGATATGGCGTTCCACCTGCACCAGTTCTGGACCCAGTACACCGGCATGCCGTTCCCGAGCGCCTGA
- a CDS encoding YfcC family protein, producing MSEATIDTAPKPGRHRRKWTFPSTYTILACVTLAVWLAAFVIPPGAYDTDAKGHPVAGSYHRLAAAQSFGTRIRDLFLAPVNGLYGIQDGKSGQVAPDVDGSLYGAAAVFLFVLAVGAFITVAFATGALDSGIGRLAYTLRNRSYLLIVGIMVVFAIAGTVEGFAEETLGFYALLVPLTLALGYDRMTAVGAIIAGAGIGVLCSTVNPFATGTASSAAGIAIGDGIVLRLAMLVVLTAVTVAYVVWYARRVKADPEKSWSGWQPGDRDVKADEHEPDPMTRRQVAVLWLVGLTFAFMIFSIIPWGTVINGPDAKPFGWELDWYFPELTALFLVGAIVVGLVGGLGEGKMSENVGKGFSDFVGAGFVIVLARGVTVIMNNTQITSTVLHALEGVVSGTSSAVFAVAVFLVNVPLAFLIPSTSGHATLAMPIMAPLADFAHVPRSLVVTGWQSASGWANLVTPTTAVVTGGIALAKVRYDRYVRFIVPLMAILFVLIGVFLAVAAWIG from the coding sequence ATGAGCGAGGCCACGATCGACACCGCGCCGAAACCCGGACGGCACCGCCGGAAGTGGACATTCCCCTCCACCTACACGATCCTCGCCTGCGTCACCCTCGCGGTCTGGCTGGCCGCCTTCGTGATTCCCCCCGGCGCGTACGACACCGACGCCAAGGGGCACCCGGTCGCGGGCTCGTATCACCGTCTCGCCGCCGCGCAGAGCTTCGGCACCCGGATCCGAGATCTGTTCCTGGCCCCGGTCAACGGGCTCTACGGCATTCAGGACGGCAAGTCCGGCCAGGTCGCCCCGGACGTGGACGGCTCCCTCTACGGCGCGGCCGCGGTCTTCCTGTTCGTGCTCGCGGTGGGCGCGTTCATCACCGTCGCCTTCGCCACCGGCGCGCTCGACAGCGGCATCGGGCGGCTGGCGTACACCTTGCGCAACCGCTCGTACCTGCTGATCGTCGGCATCATGGTGGTGTTCGCCATCGCCGGCACGGTCGAGGGTTTCGCCGAGGAGACACTGGGCTTCTACGCCCTGCTGGTGCCGCTGACCCTGGCGCTGGGCTACGACCGGATGACCGCCGTCGGCGCCATCATCGCGGGTGCGGGCATCGGCGTACTGTGCTCGACGGTCAACCCGTTCGCCACCGGCACCGCCTCGTCGGCGGCGGGCATCGCCATCGGCGACGGCATCGTGCTGCGGCTGGCCATGCTGGTGGTGCTGACCGCGGTGACGGTCGCCTATGTCGTCTGGTACGCCCGCCGGGTCAAGGCCGATCCCGAGAAGTCCTGGTCGGGTTGGCAACCCGGGGATCGGGACGTGAAAGCCGATGAGCACGAACCGGATCCGATGACCCGCCGGCAGGTGGCGGTGCTGTGGCTGGTGGGACTCACCTTCGCGTTCATGATCTTCTCGATCATCCCGTGGGGCACGGTGATCAACGGTCCGGACGCGAAACCCTTCGGCTGGGAACTGGATTGGTACTTCCCGGAGCTGACCGCGCTGTTCCTGGTCGGCGCGATCGTGGTCGGCCTGGTGGGCGGACTCGGCGAGGGCAAGATGTCGGAGAACGTCGGCAAGGGTTTCAGCGACTTCGTCGGCGCGGGCTTCGTCATTGTGCTGGCGCGCGGGGTCACCGTCATCATGAACAACACCCAGATCACCAGCACCGTGCTGCACGCGCTGGAGGGCGTGGTGTCGGGCACCTCGTCGGCGGTGTTCGCGGTGGCGGTGTTCCTGGTGAACGTGCCGCTGGCCTTCCTCATCCCGTCCACCTCCGGCCACGCCACCCTGGCCATGCCGATCATGGCGCCGCTCGCCGACTTCGCCCATGTGCCACGGTCTTTGGTGGTGACCGGCTGGCAGTCCGCCTCCGGCTGGGCGAATCTGGTCACCCCGACCACGGCGGTCGTCACCGGCGGCATCGCCTTGGCGAAGGTGCGCTACGACCGCTACGTGCGATTCATCGTCCCGCTGATGGCGATCCTGTTCGTGCTCATCGGCGTGTTCCTGGCGGTGGCGGCCTGGATCGGTTAG